acctcttcctgtggaagcaGCGAATGGAAATTCTAACAGTGCTGCTAATGGTGGAAGCACTAAAGGTAACAAAGGTGCTGCTCCTTTCTAAGGATAACACTTAAATATTGTGTTTAGTTCAAGTCCTTCATGTGAATTTGGCATTGTGGCAGGTCGTGGACCTACTTCAGGTTATCAGGATCCAAGATTTGGCTTTGATGGAGTTCGTTCCCCTATTCCCTGGCTTGATGCCCCACTATTTTCAGATGGGCAGGCAAGACCTGTTAGCAGCACGACAGTGACTTCCTCAGTATCCGGTGGAAATAATCATAATGCTTCGAGGAACCAGACTTTCCGCCCCAATTCACAGTTCATGGTATGCATGATATCTTTCAAGTGTGTTTGGATTGGTGCTTGTCTACCTGATTAGTCAGAGGTGTTATTCCGGTTAACTGTTCTATTGATTCTTATCGCATGTTTTGAATTCTCCTTTCAGGGTTTGCACCATCCAAGACCAATGCCCGCCATTGGAGCCACCCATGGTTTTATTAACAGGATGTATCCAAATCCAAACAAATTGTATGGTCAGTATGGAAACACTGTTAGATCGGGAATGGGCTACGGAACACATGGGTATGATTCTCGCACCAATGGACGGTCCTGGTTAGCTGTTGATGGTAAATACAAAACTAGAGGACGAAGTGGTGGTTACTTTGGTTATGGCAGCGAGAACATGGATGGTTTGAATGAACTGAACAGAGGCCCTAGGGCCAAGGGCAACAAGAACCAAAAGGGTTTCACTCCAACAATTTTGGCAGTCAAGGGGCAGAATCTGCCAACAAATCTAAGCACAGATGAGGAAAAAGATAAAACAAGTGGTGTTCCAGACCGTGAGCAATACAACAAAGCTGATTTTCCAGAGGAATATGCTGATGCCAAGTTTTTCATCATCAAGTCTTACAGTGAGGATGATATCCATAAGAGCATTAAGTATAATGTTTGGGCCAGTACACAAAATGGCAACAAGAAGCTTGATGCTGCTTACCAAGAGGCCCAGCAGAAACATCCAGGCTGCCCTGTGTTCCTTTTTTTCTCGGTAAGCATCTTGGTCTTGTCaatattatttctttatttgctcTGCAACTTCTATCTTATGTTAAATTCTTTTGCAGGTTAATACCAGTGGGCAATTCGTTGGGCTTGCAGAGATGGTTGGTCCTGTTGATTTTAACAAGAGTGTAGAGTATTGGCAGCAAGACAAGTGGAATGGTTGTTTCCCTCTGAAATGGCATATTGTTAAGGATGTTCCTAATAATTTGTTAAGGCACATAACCTTGGATAACAATGAGAACAAACCTGTCACCAACAGTAGGGATACTCAAGAGGTAATTGTGGTTCATTATATATTGTTACTGATGAGCTTCTTCTGATAATGTTTCTCTCTTAGATTTGAGCTTATATTACTTGCTTGCTCCTTTTGATTAATCATTCCTCATGCAGGTAATGTTGGAGCCCGGGCTGAAATTGATCAAAATTTTCAAGGAATACGCAAGCAAGACGTGCATTCTGGATGATTTTGGTTTCTACGAGGCCCGTCAGAAGACGATTTTGGAGAAGAAAGCGAAACAACAATTCCCAAAGCAGGCAAGGCATCTTTCTAGCATTCTTGTCTGCTACTCTACTATGTGTTGGTTTTGGAACATGTCTGCATATAACTTGTTATTTTTTGCATATTCTTATTTTTCCTTGAACCTACTACAGGTGTGGGAAGGGAAGCCTACTGAGGAGAAGGTTGAGGTGAATGGAGAAGTTAAAGCACAAAAATCTGATGTTCCCTCGGAATTACTGAAGGAGTCTAGTGTTGCGGAGAAGGACAACAATGGCCACAAACCTTCTGAGAATGGATCTGTTGTTAAAGCTGGTGATGCAGCAAAGGGTGCTAAGCCTGTTGTAGCTGAGAACAAGATTGTAGCCAATGGGGTTGCTAATGGTTGCTAAGCTCTACTGTATTTGACGGTGGCGGTCCAACCCTGAATTCAATGGCCTATGTTGATGTTTAGCAATACGACATTGCTACCTTGTTCCGCCTTTAATGGGTCTGTCATGCCAAATTGTGATTGGTCTGGCAGAGTTAGTTCATAGAATGCTAGCAGCAACCCCTTTTCGCTGGGTTTTGCCTCTACAGTGGTTAGCTCCTAACAGGTTTCCTTACTCCTAGGGTTTTTGGGTTTTAGGTTTCTGCTTAAGGTGGTTTATATCTTTTGggttttgttttcctttttctttttaaatttcttttccccttctctctatctctttttctttggttGGTTGGTTGTTTCCTATCTTGTAAATCTAGATCTACTTTGTTGCAGAGCAGCAGATTGCTTCTGTTACTTACAAGAGAGTTAGGAGCAAGGTGGGAAATATTGAAATAtagttgttttttctttttcttattttgttttcaattctaaTTTAGTCTGATGAAAGTCTCTCCTTTTGAATGATTGACTTGCTCTTCCTGGGGGAAGAATGCTTGTGGACAATCTTTTTATGGTTATGAAAGTTTACCATTTGATGCACTTACCTATAGTGTTTTAAGTTTTCTAGTTTTTCTTTGGGCCAAAAATCCGAAATACATGCATTTGATTATTTGATACTGAGGAAATGATATGTTTGCACTATGTAGTATTTACTAATTCAAGTAGGACTCCGACCTTTCCTTTTACACCGTTTGCTATTTCATCTATTTACTTTTATGGAAAAAGATCTTCCTTGCTATATTATTTAGAGGGTGCATACTTGAAAGCACCTAAGAAAGAAAATCAAGCAAGGACTGACCAGGATACCAAAATTCACCCGTTCCACATTCAGGAGAATTTTCTCAGGTTTGACGAGAGAAAAATGGAATGTGCTGTCTGTCTAGTTAGTGGGACATGACTggaattatattattaattattctgtgggtttttgtaattttcaattaggtttaTATATGTTACAGCTCAAATGGTATCGAGTTTTTCCAtttttggtaaaataaaaaaaattaggtttatatatatatatatatatattactagaTTCTTGTACCATATCAATATCAGGTTATATACTAACATCTGactgaataaatttttttgttttaaaaaatattttattaattctaatattttttttacggtaaaaataatcataaaatttgaTCTTATTGATATTCAGTAAAATTTTCTAGACGGACAATACTTATCTTGATTGATTGCTTTGTTGAAGGGTGATCTTGACTCTTGTAATTCACGCGAGGTTTgtctaatataatttaatttgaaaatcgATTAAAACtgtattaatttgaatttgattgaattttattttttataaagcgttgcattgaatcaattttagatttatttttataaNNNNNNNNNNNNNNNNNNNNNNNNNNNNNNNNNNNNNNNNNNNNNNNNatatatatatatatatatataatctttttacaaaattacaaatttaatccGATCTAAACTGTTTGACATTAGATGGGATcgaattggattttttttaaaatttatcccATCCAAACCATAATTAGTGTTCGAATGAATTTTTGACTCAAATTTGATCTAAATCCTACCACAAATACTCTTAATTCACGTAATGCCTTGTGTTTGTATTTTGACTGAATCCCACCCCTTCCcccttttcttctctcttcctttcttcctttcttctcgGTCGAGTACTCTCCCAATGAAGAGAGGAGCCAGAAAGGAAAAAAAGCTAAGCCTAATAATTGACATACAAAAACTTACATTTGAACTAAAATCAATAATCTTAAAAAGATATATGGAGTAGATAACTTGAAAGAAGGTTGTCACCAATTGTTTTCGAGATTCTAATTTCTCCAATCGCAATAAATAATTTGTATAGTTTCTTTGTCTTCCCCATAATCATTATACAAGGTACCAGCGGTCCCATTTTTCATATTCACTAATCTTATCAACGATGTAACTTTTCATTTATTTGTAGCGTATAACCaatatttagaatattttgatATCGAATATAccgaatatattatataatttcgTAGATAAAATCCATTAGTGATTacgtattatttttattatataataactcTTTTCCCTTCTGAATTCATTGGATTCAAGGGACGAAAAAAcactaacaaaataataaattagttcACAACGCCGCTTTCCTTTTATTCATATTGATACAACTCTTAGAACGTAGAAAAGGGATATGAATTAAGTGAGgaatattaattaattgcatataaatattaagaaaaattaaaagatcataACAAACGTTATTGTAACTTGTGATTGCAAGACAAAAAAGGAAGAACAATGGTTAGAAAGGGTGTGATACAAGCAATTACAATGCTAATGATTGGAATAATTATTTGTTCTGCAAATGCTGAATTTCATTACACTGCTGTTGAAAGTCCTTGGACTAAAATGTCTTATCATATTACATCATCTAAGCTCCGAGAGTGCCTTGCAAAATGCGAGAAAATGTATGCAAATGATACAATAAAGGTGAAATCTTGCAAAAAGCAATGTCGCCTTAATCATTGTCTCGCCGAATGCCGAAGTCGCTATGCAAATAACGAGCCAGAAAAAAAGGAATGCGCTAAACATTGCTATGCTGTTTATGGTTAGTGTTTTaggaaaaattttcaaatatttctgAACAgtaattcaataattttaatagttaattttaattaatatatattatagaaagaattttaaatatttttgaaaNNNNNNNNNNNNNNNNNNNNNNNNNNNNNNNNNNNNNNNNNNNNNNNNNNNNNNNNNNNNNNNNNaattataaaaaaatatacataatatattaattgaaattaatgattaaaattacTAGAATactgatattttaaaaatatttaatttttttatattatctattttttatatttgagatCAACggctaaaattattaaaacatcAATGttctagaaatatttaaaattcttcCTATACTTTAgtaatgataattttttaagttattattgtCTATTTTCTTTGAATGTATAATGtgatatttactttcttgtcatgaattttagttatttttaagtTTCAACAAGTGTAATAATCTGTACTATGCACacgataaaattgaaattataattttaagttatttaactaaaattgatgtgaattgtaataatttttttaaacaagtgACATGATGTgtattgttctttttctttttttaaatctaaTGTTAAGGGTATTAATTCAAATAtggttattaatatttttaattaatctattTTGTTCAGTAAGTTAGATATAATATATCTAATGCCAAATTAAATCAGTGAATAACAATTAAATCCACAATCAAATATTTATATGTttctttagttttaaaaaaaaaatcagaacaaaatcaactcaaaacaaaAAACTGTAAATAACACATCTCTAATATGTTGCTGAAACAATAATTTAGTTTGTTGTTATCAAATACTATTATAATGATATGAAATAACATTATATTGAAAAATTAGATGCGtaattgtttttaaataaataataaataatttaaaattactaaaaagcCTCAATAAATTAGATATTCTTAAATTATGAACGTGGAATAATGTGTACTTCCAAGATTTTTTCAAGATAAAATCCTTTCAGTATTGCCAGAATCCATATTGTATATTTGAAAGAGGTTGACCTCCTTGCTTCTCTCATGTTACAATCCTCTTGCCGCTGAGCTCCCTTTCTCCTCGGTCCACAGAACAGAGACAAAATGTAGGACTGGTGCCAACAGTTCATCACGAAAGAAAGAACTCACTGAACCGAAATCactaactaatactaatcatTTTATTTGAGTGGTGTAATGTATTCTATGCATACTAAATACAAAATACTCTGTCAATCACCCAAATAGTGAAATTATTACCTTATTCTTGTTAAGGGGATGAAAAAAAGATAGGAAAAAACGGGATTGCGCGACAACCAGAGGCAGAGGGAAAAATACGGGGTACTTTATTGCTTAGTCTAGCGTTTATGGAAGCGTTAACAATTTATGGGCTGGTTGTAGCATTAGCACTTTTATTTGCGAATCCCTTTGTTTAActctaaaaaaatagaaaaatacaaatacatatCTCTTTTTACGTGTACTTGATTTGCTGCTCTTGCTTTTTAGAATTATATTATCAATGGTTACACAAATTGTTTcccaaatttttttagtttaaattataATAGTGTCACCAAACtattacatttttaaaaaaatgatgttgttacggtgggtaaccggagattaatgggcTGGATGGCGTTGGTTGGCCCAAACGTATGAAGGAGGAGGCTTTCAAGCGGATCTGCTACTCGGGGGCCTCCGTTCGACTTGTGCGTATGAaggaatggggggtggtacctgcaaagacactccaatgCCTAAGTCAGTaagggtgtgagcaggtctagagagtattgggacttGGAGATACCTGAGAGGTGtcggtgtatttatagtggtgaaccaataaccaccgttggagtagtgccacctttttagggtgttaaccgtcccattatcttagggaggttaggatatggctcttggaagtggttagagagattctacgggcagttactcatttgaatgagtgtttatctgccagctaaccctcgtgcccgacttctttagagcaagTCGTGGTGAGAACCGACTTCATAGGACGAAGGTTGGTATTGGGTAAGGCTCAATCCGTGGGATTAGGCCTTTtgtttggacctgggcctttactgttgggccagggtatgaacagtgcccctactcgagcccaattttcttttcaagatTTGGGTTCGAGTGTTCTACTTGGGGTCGTAGTCGACTTGTTTCGAGTATTCTACTCAGGGTCGTAGCCGACTTGTAGGAGGACCGACGTGATGGTCTGAAACCGACGTGACTTTTCGTAGCCTTTTGgttctgacagttacgtctaatcaaacgtcgcgtcCGTTAGGGATGTGCGTAGGGATTGATGGTCTTGGTAACGGTGCATTCTCATTAATGACTGTCCCGCTTTTACCATTGTGCCCCTAgcatgtttataaatactttccctctctttcgtTGTTTCGTTTCTGCgattttcaaatttcttcttcctttgtTCGTGCTGCATTCTTGTGTTCGAAGACTTTCGCTTCTTCCAACCTTCATTTTCAGATAAAGgttagctttttcttcttctgtaaCATGCCTTAtatttgcatgcttttattttgtagaTAAGTAGGTTGGTTTGTAGATTTCTGTTTGGTTCCGTATTCCCTCCCTTTAGAGAccgtattttttttatttttcttttctttttttcttgtagGTTTTTGTCaccttttttaagaaaagaaatggcTTCCGTAGATATCCTTTCCCAGTGGGTCGATGTCACAGTCCTAGGGGAGGAACTTTCGGTTGATACTGAGTTTATCACCCACCTTCGTACCCGCCATAGAATTTGTACTTCTGAGGAGGATGAGCCGAAGTATGAGTTGGTAGTCCCGGATCCAGAAGACCGGGTTTGCTTCGGGAGGTCCAATGaggcggcccctcattttttctttatgtatgagtgCATGGTCACtcgtttgggtgtttttcttccattttcagATTTCGAGATGTCTGTGTTGCGTCATTGCCGAGTTGCCCCTACTCAACTTCACAcaaattcttggggttttctgaaaatttacCAATTTATTAGTCACGCTTTggactttccaacctctttgaggattttcttctatcttttccacATGACTAAGCCCTTCAGTGGGCTAAATAACAAGCAGCAATGAGCGtctttccgagccatacaaggtcggagaattttcaccctttttgacgaatccttccatgacttcaaaaattattttttcaaagttcaagctgtagagggtcaccacccctttttcttGGATGAGAGTTCTTCCCCTCGCTTTCCCCTGTATTGGTTGGAGGCCTCCCCCTATGAGATGTATGGTCTGGACGACCTGGCTAATTATTTCTTTTGCAGATATGGCAAGGAAGAATGCTCAGGAATCTTACCAAAGAGTTCAGGAGGCTAAGGCAAAGTCCCGGGCCAGGTCCGGTGGTGCCAGGGCGAtcgtctctcctcctcctcctcctccccaGAACACGGGGACTCCTTCCTAGCCcattgtgatttcttcttcGGCTTTGTCTCGGCCGCTCCCCTCCGCCCGACTTCTTCctgagccagagaagaagaagcgcaagattttagagtctggctcttcttttgatggtggggttaaggcggatgctcttaCATTTGTCCAAAAGAACATCTACCCTCatataagtatggatgatgtcTCTGTTCGGAACCACCTTACTACTCTGGCTGAGGAGAGTCTCAGGGCGGCGGGTGTTTGTGGCAAACTCTTAgatatttttgagaagactccTCTCAGCTCTTTGGGGTTAACCTCGAAGGTTGAGGAGCTGGAAGGAAGGCTTCTTACTTATCAAGAGTAGgagagggagttgaaggaggaggtcgCCAAGCTGAGGGAGGAGAGAGATAGCCTTCGGGAGAAGGAAAGTAAGTTGCAGGCCCAATGCAACATGGAGGCGGGTTTGAGGAAAGCAGCACAGGAGAGTTACCAGAGTTTATTTCaagatcttgtgtctgtgaGGAAGGATCTGCTGAATTCTCGAAATGCAtatgccgagttggaggactctattgctgaGGGGGCCGAGGAGGCTTGGAGGATTTTTAAGGAGCAAGTCGGAGTCATCGCTCctgacttggatctttctcctttgGATCCTGACAAAGTTGTTATCGACGGTGCCATAGTGGATCCCCCTGCTCCCGTGATCGTTTCCGAGTCAGaattgaagactcgggggcagaggattattgagtcCCCTCCTCGCTCGAATGACGCTTCGGGTTCTTCCCAGGTTCCTCcgacttcctcttcatctcctatGGATGCCTCTCTTCTCGGTCCTGGTGGCGCTCCTCCTGACTCTGGTGGTGGTGATCCGTCTACTCCTCTTCCGAAAAAGTAATTTGTTTGCTATTTGGGGGCCTGGCCTGTGGGTCCTCCCTttttttgaactctttatttgtttttggtGGTGTTTGAACAATTTActtttggccttttaaggccgtaaacaaaacgctaaaatacccttttttaataagggtttaagttaaaaaataaatacccttttttggataagggtttaagttaccttatGCGTGCATGCTTTTCTGCTTTTGATATTTTTAGGAAGTCTTTTCGACCTTTTCCTAAAAACATTTTATTTGACTTGTCTGTTCTTCTGAGCTTTTTTCGCTTTAAGAACCTTGGATAATCTTTTCAATAGTTTTTCGATCTCTTTTTTTCGCTTATTCCTCTATACTCAACTCTGtgattttattgagtttttatgactttaggttatttttgtgatgcgttttttcttctactcaGTTTTTCATTTCGACTTATGGGTCGGAGTGTTCCCGAGTTTCTTACGATCaacttttataacctctttatGCCGACTtttacctcgtcgttttatcctgacgaccatctaggtcggttcataggattttcacgttttgtcgagcttaagtcggcacGTTTcatagaaagaaagagaaaacaaaaaaggaatttataagagatatttgtaagatgaaaaagatctttattaattggggAAGGTACTTtattgctactaagggttttcGACAATCTATCTCCCTTAGCCCCTACtatgatgcctcattaaaaacccatctccagaaaaaacccttttattttggggaaaaaatcatgaagttgggaaaagagtacatctgggagtagagttcgcttttaactgtagtaccttttcatattacaagcatgccacgacctcggTAACTCGGTGCCGTTCAGGTCGGTCACATAATAGCCTTTTCCTAAGACCTCATCgattttgtatggtcccttccaatttgcagcgagctttccttcccctgatttgttgactccaatgtcgtttctgatcaaGACCAAGTCACTTGGGGTgaatgttcttcgaatgacttttttgttatatcttttggtcatcctttgtttcagcgctgcttctcttatctgggcttgTTCTCGTACTTCGGGGAGcaggtcgagctcttctttgTGCCCTTGTATATTCCCGATCTCATCGTGGAGAGTCACCCTTGGGCTTTgttcattgatttctattggtatcatggcttctacgccatAGACCAGTCGGAAGGGCGTTTCTCCagtggcggattggggggttgtcctgtaagcccatagcacttgtgggagctcttcagcccatgCTCCTTTTGCATCTTGTAATCTTTTCTTCAGCCCTGCCAATATGACTctgttggctgcctcggcttgcccattggcttgcgggtgctccaccgaggtgaactggtgtttgattttcatactggctactaggCTTCTAAAGGTAGAGTTGGTGAACTAGGTTCCATTGTCTGTAGTAATGGAATGAGGTATTCCATATCtcatgatgatatttttgtagaggaacctccgACATCTTTGAGCAGTGATGGTGgtcaatggttctgcttctatccactttgtgaagtaatctattcccacgatcaggtatttgacttgttTTGGCGcctggggaaaaggacctaacaaatccattccccattttgcaaagggccatggagaagtgatactgatgagctcCTCCGGGGGAGCCAcatggaaatttgcatgcatctggcatGGTTggtactttttcaaaaattctgtggcatctttttgcaaagtcggccagtagaatccagctcggatcactttcctggctagtgaccttgctccgagatggtttccgcagatcccactatgaaCTTCTTCTAATACCTCGGTGGTTCTTGAGGTTGGTAcgcactttaacaatggtgttgatatcccccttCTGTAGAGAATATTCCTTACCAAAGTgtagtgttgtgcttccctccggattttcttggcctctttttcctcttttggAAGGATGTCAAATTTTATGTAATCGACCAAagggttcatccatccgaggttcaATCCGGCTACCTCAAGGACCTCTTGTTTATCTTCTACTTTTACCACGGAGGGTTCctggagagtttcttggatcaggcttctgttattccctcctggcttggtacttgctaacttggatagggcgtctgctctgctgtttagatcccgagttatgtgtttgacctcggtttctgcaaagcgcccaaggtgctccggagttttctccaagtacctcttcatatttgggtcctttgcctgataccCTCCACTtatctgggaggtcaccacttgtgagtcgttgtatatcatcacctttgtagcaccgacttcttctgccagctTCAATCCagcaatcaaggcttcatactctgcctgattatttgaagctgggaattcaaatttgagggaaacctctatctgggttcctctttcatctgccaatattatgcctgcaccgcttcctgttttatttgaggatccatctacatagagttcccacgTAGTTAGCTTTTTCTCTTGATCTCCTGcgtattctgcaatgaagtcggtgAGGCACTGGGCTTTAATCGCCGTCCGAGTTTCATACCTCaagtcgaactcggagagctctattgcccattgaaccattctccctgcaacatccgtcttttggaggatttgcttcatgggttggttcgtgcggactcttattgtgtgagcttgaaagtaaagccgtagccttcgtgagcctactactaaggagtaggcaaacttctctagtttgtggtaccttagctcGGGGCCTTGTAGAACTTTACTAATGAAATATACTGGGTACTGACCGGCCTCGTCTTCTCTTATCAGGGCCGATGAGACGGCCTTGTCTGCTACAGATAAGTATAGGACGAGGTCTTCTCCAGCTATAGGTCGAGTCAAAATAGGAGGTTGGCTCAAGAATCTTTTGAACTCCTGGAACGCCTCTTCGCATTCaggagtccattcgaactgaCATACCTTTCTCAATAAGGAGAacagtggaagggattttagtgctgatcctgccaaaaatctggaaagggttgcaagtcggccattcagTTGCTGGACCTCTCGCAagcaagtcgggcttttcatctcCAGGATAGCTCTACACTTGTCGGGATTAgcttcaatccctctttgtgttagcataaacccTAGGAATTTTCTTGCCTCTACCGTGAAGACacactttgcgggatttagtctcatcccgtgtaaccttatggtgtcaaagactCGCGAGAGGTCTAataagaggtcgacttctttcttggtttttactagcatgtcgtcgacgtatacttccattaggtTCCCAAGGTAAGGAGCAAACactttgttcatcagcctttggtatgtggcccctgcattttttaatccaaatggcatgaccATATAGCAAAAATTTGCTCTGGGCGTGATGAAGGATGTCTTTTCCTGATCTGGctcatacatcgggatttgattataccccgagtaggcgtccatgaacgacaagtattgataccccgagctggagtctACTAGAGTATCAATACTTGGcagtggataagggtccttgggacatgccttattcaagtcggtatagtcgacacacattctccatttgccattttgttttttgactagcactacattggctagccatgttgggtacttgacttctctgatgaagccaGCCTCTAGGAGtgcctgtacttgttcttctactacTAGGGCTTGTTCTGGGCCGAGCTTacgtcttctttgttgtacaggtcgggacccCGGGTAGATCGAGAGCTtatgggacatgagctcggggtcTATCCCAGGCATGTCGGAGGCCTTCCAGGCAAAGAGGTCGGAATTGTCTCTTAGGAGCTTAGTCAATCCTTGTTTTAGGGTTccccctaggttggctcctatgtgagtattttttccttcctcttcgcCGACCTGTATCTCTTCGATTTTTCCTCCCGGCTGTGGTCGCAGTTCTTCTCTAGCCCTTGCACCACCGAGCTCTATTGTGTGAACCTCTCTGCATTTTCCTCTcaggtttaggctttcattgtagcatttccttgCCAACTTCTGATCTCCCCTTATCGTTGCTATCCCCGCTGAAGTCGGGAATTTCATAcaaaggtggggagtggataccactgctccgagtcgattaagggtggctctgccgattaaagcattatatgctgaccccacatcgatgactatgaagtctatactcagagtctttgatttttccccttttccaaaagtggtgtggaggggcaaaaatcccagtggttttattggcgtgtcaCCTAATCCGTACAAGGCGTCGGGGTAggcttttaattctttttcatcCAACCCTAGTTTATCAAAAGCGGGCTTAAAAAGGATGTTCGCTGAGCTTCCTTGATCTACTAGGGTTCTA
The genomic region above belongs to Arachis duranensis cultivar V14167 chromosome 3, aradu.V14167.gnm2.J7QH, whole genome shotgun sequence and contains:
- the LOC107480498 gene encoding YTH domain-containing protein ECT4 isoform X2; translated protein: MATVANPADQATDLLQKLSLDTQPKALEIPEPTKKATGNQYGPVDSGNAANGQIPSYDRSVTPVLQDFMDPTLCYLPNGYPSTAYYYGGYDGTGNEWDDYSRYVNTEGVDMTSVSSSYHSSGVYGDNGSLLYHHGYGYAPYSPYSPAGSPVPTMGNDGQLYGPQHYQYPPYFQPLTPTSGPFTPTATVPAQGDVPTSVAADQKPLPVEAANGNSNSAANGGSTKGRGPTSGYQDPRFGFDGVRSPIPWLDAPLFSDGQARPVSSTTVTSSVSGGNNHNASRNQTFRPNSQFMGLHHPRPMPAIGATHGFINRMYPNPNKLYGQYGNTVRSGMGYGTHGYDSRTNGRSWLAVDGKYKTRGRSGGYFGYGSENMDGLNELNRGPRAKGNKNQKGFTPTILAVKGQNLPTNLSTDEEKDKTSGVPDREQYNKADFPEEYADAKFFIIKSYSEDDIHKSIKYNVWASTQNGNKKLDAAYQEAQQKHPGCPVFLFFSVNTSGQFVGLAEMVGPVDFNKSVEYWQQDKWNGCFPLKWHIVKDVPNNLLRHITLDNNENKPVTNSRDTQEVMLEPGLKLIKIFKEYASKTCILDDFGFYEARQKTILEKKAKQQFPKQVWEGKPTEEKVEVNGEVKAQKSDVPSELLKESSVAEKDNNGHKPSENGSVVKAGDAAKGAKPVVAENKIVANGVANGC
- the LOC107480498 gene encoding YTH domain-containing protein ECT4 isoform X3, which translates into the protein MATVANPADQATDLLQKLSLDTQPKALEIPEPTKKATGNQYGPVDSGNAANGQIPSYDRSVTPVLQDFMDPTLCYLPNGYPSTAYYYGGYDGTGNEWDDYSRYVNTEGVDMTSGVYGDNGSLLYHHGYGYAPYSPYSPAGSPVPTMGNDGQLYGPQHYQYPPYFQPLTPTSGPFTPTATVPAQGDVPTSVAADQKPLPVEAANGNSNSAANGGSTKGRGPTSGYQDPRFGFDGVRSPIPWLDAPLFSDGQARPVSSTTVTSSVSGGNNHNASRNQTFRPNSQFMGLHHPRPMPAIGATHGFINRMYPNPNKLYGQYGNTVRSGMGYGTHGYDSRTNGRSWLAVDGKYKTRGRSGGYFGYGSENMDGLNELNRGPRAKGNKNQKGFTPTILAVKGQNLPTNLSTDEEKDKTSGVPDREQYNKADFPEEYADAKFFIIKSYSEDDIHKSIKYNVWASTQNGNKKLDAAYQEAQQKHPGCPVFLFFSVNTSGQFVGLAEMVGPVDFNKSVEYWQQDKWNGCFPLKWHIVKDVPNNLLRHITLDNNENKPVTNSRDTQEVMLEPGLKLIKIFKEYASKTCILDDFGFYEARQKTILEKKAKQQFPKQVWEGKPTEEKVEVNGEVKAQKSDVPSELLKESSVAEKDNNGHKPSENGSVVKAGDAAKGAKPVVAENKIVANGVANGC
- the LOC107480498 gene encoding YTH domain-containing protein ECT4 isoform X1 produces the protein MATVANPADQATDLLQKLSLDTQPKALEIPEPTKKATGNQYGPVDSGNAANGQIPSYDRSVTPVLQDFMDPTLCYLPNGYPSTAYYYGGYDGTGNEWDDYSRYVNTEGVDMTSVSSSYHSSGVYGDNGSLLYHHGYGYAPYSPYSPAGSPVPTMGNDGQLYGPQHYQYPPYFQPLTPTSGPFTPTATVPAQGDVPTSVAADQKPLPVEAANGNSNSAANGGSTKGNKGRGPTSGYQDPRFGFDGVRSPIPWLDAPLFSDGQARPVSSTTVTSSVSGGNNHNASRNQTFRPNSQFMGLHHPRPMPAIGATHGFINRMYPNPNKLYGQYGNTVRSGMGYGTHGYDSRTNGRSWLAVDGKYKTRGRSGGYFGYGSENMDGLNELNRGPRAKGNKNQKGFTPTILAVKGQNLPTNLSTDEEKDKTSGVPDREQYNKADFPEEYADAKFFIIKSYSEDDIHKSIKYNVWASTQNGNKKLDAAYQEAQQKHPGCPVFLFFSVNTSGQFVGLAEMVGPVDFNKSVEYWQQDKWNGCFPLKWHIVKDVPNNLLRHITLDNNENKPVTNSRDTQEVMLEPGLKLIKIFKEYASKTCILDDFGFYEARQKTILEKKAKQQFPKQVWEGKPTEEKVEVNGEVKAQKSDVPSELLKESSVAEKDNNGHKPSENGSVVKAGDAAKGAKPVVAENKIVANGVANGC